From Micromonospora rifamycinica, a single genomic window includes:
- a CDS encoding FGGY-family carbohydrate kinase, whose protein sequence is MPLVAGVDSSTQSCKVVIRDAETGTLVREDRAPHPTGTAVPPAAWEAALAEAVTRAGGLDDVAALSVAGQQQGMVCLDADGTVVRDALLWNDTRSAAAATELIADLGGGDTGRRAWATAVGLVPVASFTVSKLRWLARVEPDNARRTAAVCLPHDWLTWRLAGAPELAALRTDRSEASGTGYWSAAAGTYRGDLVGLALGREDVLLPQVLGPSDRAGQSLTGAALGAGAGDCAAAALGVGAEPGDMIVSIGTSGIVSTVSDVPAADPSGIVAGFADATGRFLPLVCTLNAARVLDATAAVLRVDHAGLSALALSAPPGADGLVMVPYLEGERTPDRPHATGAVHGLTVRTATPTHLARAAVEGMLCALADGLDAMVAQGTTVDRVILVGGGARSEAVRRIAPTVFGRPVLVPPPGEYVADGAARQAAWMLSGRRQPPPWTAGAVRRHEADAVPTVRDRYAAARTSILDRAG, encoded by the coding sequence GTGCCCCTCGTCGCCGGCGTCGACTCGTCGACCCAGTCGTGCAAGGTCGTGATCCGGGACGCCGAGACCGGGACGCTGGTGCGCGAAGACCGCGCCCCGCACCCCACCGGCACCGCCGTGCCGCCCGCCGCATGGGAGGCCGCCCTGGCCGAGGCGGTGACCCGGGCCGGCGGACTGGACGACGTGGCGGCCCTGTCGGTCGCCGGCCAGCAGCAGGGCATGGTGTGCCTGGACGCCGACGGCACGGTGGTCCGGGACGCCCTGCTGTGGAACGACACCCGCTCGGCCGCCGCCGCCACCGAGCTGATCGCGGATCTCGGCGGCGGTGACACCGGGCGGCGGGCCTGGGCGACGGCGGTCGGTCTGGTGCCGGTGGCCAGCTTCACCGTCAGCAAGCTGCGCTGGCTCGCTCGCGTCGAACCGGACAACGCGCGCCGGACCGCCGCCGTGTGCCTGCCGCACGACTGGCTGACCTGGCGGCTGGCCGGCGCACCGGAGCTCGCCGCGCTGCGCACCGACCGCAGCGAGGCCAGCGGGACCGGCTACTGGTCGGCGGCGGCCGGCACGTACCGCGGGGACCTGGTCGGATTGGCCCTCGGCCGGGAGGACGTGCTGCTGCCGCAGGTGCTCGGGCCGAGCGACCGGGCCGGGCAGTCGCTCACCGGAGCGGCGCTGGGAGCCGGGGCCGGCGACTGCGCGGCGGCGGCCCTCGGCGTCGGCGCGGAACCGGGCGACATGATCGTCTCGATCGGCACCTCCGGGATCGTGTCCACGGTGTCCGACGTGCCGGCCGCCGATCCGAGCGGCATCGTGGCCGGCTTCGCCGACGCGACCGGCCGGTTCCTGCCGCTGGTGTGCACCCTCAACGCCGCCCGGGTGCTGGACGCGACCGCCGCCGTGCTGCGGGTCGACCACGCCGGGCTGTCGGCCCTGGCGCTGTCCGCCCCGCCGGGCGCGGACGGGCTGGTCATGGTGCCCTACCTGGAGGGGGAGCGCACCCCGGACCGTCCGCACGCCACCGGCGCGGTGCACGGCCTGACCGTGCGTACCGCCACCCCCACGCACCTGGCCCGCGCGGCGGTGGAGGGCATGCTGTGCGCGCTCGCGGACGGGCTGGACGCCATGGTCGCGCAGGGCACGACGGTCGACCGGGTGATCCTGGTCGGCGGCGGCGCCCGCTCCGAGGCGGTGCGCCGGATCGCCCCCACCGTCTTCGGCCGCCCCGTGCTCGTCCCCCCGCCGGGGGAGTACGTCGCCGACGGCGCCGCCCGTCAGGCGGCCTGGATGCTGTCGGGCCGGCGGCAACCCCCACCGTGGACGGCCGGCGCGGTGCGGAGGCACGAGGCGGACGCGGTGCCGACGGTCCGCGACCGGTACGCCGCAGCCCGGACGAGCATCCTCGACCGCGCCGGCTGA
- a CDS encoding GNAT family N-acetyltransferase: MSPARHRFERVTDRRDLRRFLAFGDRLYAGEPRHVPVPRQQIRRWWRDGVPLYLLRDAAGTVVGRTTLHTDAAFDAKLGRRCQLFGLTEFTEPAAGPLFDAISEHAGTDRELLFGPVALLPNQAGGVITSGHAERGFVDSAWNPPWYATAYEAYGFGRRFESDTWICPVPAPAEPAPPVQVDRDGARIALHHGDVRRLDEQLDLLRGMLNASFAQLGYYTPISAAQLRRQTDGLAYLLDESLLLYLTRDDRPVAFVLCVPDISEFLIAVRGDLHLVNQARLLAARRRYRREAVLIVKGVLPQHQGRGYQRLLAAHLHRNLHTAGYTTLRSTYVGRDNPASAAQYRRLGGRPLHGYTFYAKER, from the coding sequence ATGAGCCCCGCCCGGCACCGCTTCGAGCGGGTCACCGACCGCCGCGACCTGCGCCGCTTCCTGGCCTTCGGTGACCGGCTGTACGCCGGCGAACCCCGCCACGTGCCGGTGCCCCGGCAGCAGATCCGCCGCTGGTGGCGTGACGGCGTGCCGCTGTACCTGCTGCGCGACGCCGCCGGCACGGTGGTCGGCCGGACCACCCTGCACACCGACGCCGCCTTCGACGCCAAGCTCGGCCGCCGGTGCCAGCTCTTCGGGCTCACCGAGTTCACCGAGCCGGCCGCGGGACCGCTGTTCGACGCGATCTCCGAACACGCCGGCACCGACCGGGAACTGCTGTTCGGCCCGGTGGCCCTGCTGCCCAACCAGGCCGGCGGGGTGATCACCTCCGGGCACGCCGAGCGGGGCTTCGTCGACAGTGCCTGGAACCCACCGTGGTACGCCACCGCCTACGAGGCGTACGGGTTCGGCCGCCGGTTCGAGTCCGACACCTGGATCTGCCCGGTGCCCGCCCCGGCGGAGCCGGCCCCGCCGGTGCAGGTCGACCGGGACGGCGCGCGGATCGCGCTGCACCACGGCGACGTCCGGCGGCTCGACGAGCAGCTCGACCTGCTGCGCGGGATGCTCAACGCCTCCTTCGCCCAGCTCGGGTACTACACGCCGATCTCCGCCGCGCAGTTGCGGCGACAGACCGACGGGCTGGCGTACCTGCTGGACGAGTCGTTGCTGCTCTACCTGACCCGGGACGACCGCCCGGTGGCCTTCGTGCTCTGCGTACCCGACATCAGCGAGTTCCTGATCGCCGTCCGGGGCGACCTGCACCTGGTCAACCAGGCCCGGCTGCTGGCCGCCCGCCGCCGCTACCGCCGGGAGGCGGTGCTGATCGTCAAGGGGGTGCTCCCGCAGCACCAGGGCCGGGGCTACCAACGGCTGCTCGCCGCGCACCTGCACCGCAACCTGCACACCGCCGGCTACACCACGCTGCGCAGCACGTACGTCGGGCGGGACAACCCCGCCTCGGCCGCCCAGTACCGCCGGCTCGGCGGTCGCCCGCTGCACGGCTACACCTTCTACGCCAAGGAGCGGTAG
- a CDS encoding PepSY domain-containing protein: MKRTSLLLAAAGGAAVLAVTGTALGVSAAERAPAPTPVAGTTAPTPVDPGTATPSSSAPTGAPTPGGSTAPATADAVSQQRAGEIALAKVGGGQITEIEREREAGRPVWSVEIVDGDTEHEVDVDRDSGAVVKSEQEKADADDRSGRDDDADDRDDDQDDDRDDSDDGDDD; encoded by the coding sequence ATGAAGCGCACATCCCTGCTGCTGGCGGCTGCCGGCGGTGCCGCCGTCCTCGCCGTCACCGGCACGGCGCTCGGCGTGTCCGCCGCGGAACGGGCACCGGCCCCCACCCCGGTCGCCGGGACGACCGCGCCCACGCCGGTCGACCCCGGCACCGCCACCCCGTCGTCCAGTGCCCCGACCGGTGCGCCGACCCCTGGTGGTAGCACCGCCCCGGCCACCGCCGACGCCGTCAGCCAGCAGCGGGCCGGTGAGATCGCCCTGGCCAAGGTCGGTGGCGGCCAGATCACCGAGATCGAGCGGGAGCGGGAGGCGGGCCGCCCGGTCTGGAGCGTGGAGATCGTCGACGGGGACACCGAGCACGAGGTCGACGTCGACCGGGACAGTGGCGCGGTGGTCAAGTCCGAGCAGGAGAAGGCGGACGCCGACGACAGGTCCGGCCGGGACGACGACGCCGACGACCGCGACGACGACCAGGATGACGACCGGGACGACTCCGACGACGGGGACGACGACTGA
- a CDS encoding response regulator transcription factor has protein sequence MRVLMADDERVLADMVAQGLRRLSMAVDVVYDGDSALDRLAVNRYDVAVLDRDMPGRTGDEVCRWIADSDTGTRVLLLTAAAGIRQRVEGLGLGADDYLTKPFAFAELVARLQALSRRSTPALPPVLEQDGIVLDVTRHTASRDGLALSLSPKEYAVLHVLMRAGGRVVSAEDLLEQAWDEHTDPFTNTVRTTVMTLRRKLGDPPVIHTLPRVGYRLGA, from the coding sequence GTGCGGGTGCTGATGGCCGACGACGAGCGGGTGCTGGCCGACATGGTGGCCCAAGGGCTGCGCCGGTTGTCCATGGCCGTCGACGTGGTCTACGACGGTGACAGCGCCCTGGACCGGCTCGCGGTCAACCGTTACGACGTGGCCGTCCTCGACCGGGACATGCCCGGCCGGACCGGCGACGAGGTGTGCCGGTGGATCGCCGACTCCGACACCGGCACCCGGGTGCTGCTGCTGACCGCCGCGGCCGGCATCCGGCAACGCGTCGAGGGTCTCGGCCTGGGTGCGGACGACTACCTGACCAAACCGTTCGCCTTCGCCGAGCTGGTCGCCCGGTTGCAGGCGCTGTCCCGGCGCTCCACCCCGGCGCTGCCCCCGGTGCTGGAGCAGGACGGCATCGTGCTGGACGTCACCCGGCACACGGCCTCCCGCGACGGGCTGGCCCTGTCGTTGTCACCGAAGGAGTACGCCGTGCTGCACGTGCTGATGCGCGCCGGGGGCCGGGTGGTGAGCGCCGAGGACCTCCTGGAGCAGGCCTGGGACGAACACACCGACCCGTTCACCAACACGGTACGGACCACCGTGATGACCCTGCGCCGTAAGCTCGGCGACCCGCCGGTGATCCACACCCTGCCCCGCGTCGGCTACCGGCTCGGGGCATGA
- a CDS encoding DUF4188 domain-containing protein, with protein MTVRTRDFSRAPAQARAGAMFIGGTRYTNPLVLLRLAPSWFRMLRDMRRMNGYCWHTVYWQFPLTLGTIAFFTDRDAMLRFARTRHHRRLMLWLTDGTRNATAGFIRLYTASPDGYSNGTWRAEGTEMGHIDTFTPLGAETTGPAVRR; from the coding sequence GTGACCGTGCGTACCCGTGACTTCTCCCGAGCCCCCGCGCAGGCCCGCGCCGGCGCCATGTTCATCGGCGGCACCCGCTACACCAACCCGCTGGTGCTGCTGAGGCTGGCCCCGTCCTGGTTCCGGATGCTGCGCGACATGCGCCGGATGAACGGCTACTGCTGGCACACCGTCTACTGGCAGTTCCCGCTGACCCTCGGCACCATCGCGTTCTTCACCGACCGCGACGCGATGCTGCGCTTCGCCCGCACCCGGCACCACCGCCGGCTGATGCTCTGGCTGACCGACGGCACCCGCAACGCCACCGCCGGCTTCATCCGGCTCTACACCGCCAGCCCCGACGGCTACTCCAACGGCACCTGGCGGGCCGAGGGCACCGAGATGGGGCACATCGACACCTTCACCCCGCTGGGCGCGGAGACGACCGGGCCGGCGGTGCGCCGATGA
- a CDS encoding phenylacetate--CoA ligase family protein, which produces MAELPHRPVALRTVESPLPAVVAHGRSVGTGALGRTVAALSRLVGRHPAGWRWVARRHHPALDGLAEAHARAVCARAARQVPAYRDFLRARPAAARRRLTDFPETDKHSYVVAHDAAARCRHGRLPTRGVVVDESAGSAGRPFNWPRSERELRAVHRDIAGYTGLVFPMRRPFVINAYSMGAWATGTTTGAAMARIAVVKNTGPDLGKIIDTLREFGPDFDYLVTAYPPFLKHLRDRLDAEDFPWSRYRISASCGGEGMTEALRDYLEQRFDLVRSAYGASDLSIGIGAETRFTVWLRRRLQTDRGLRDALLGADEQRLPMVFQYNPFATFLETNERRELLCTVTGGDVLQPRLRYNVGDEALLVSYRRVVELVEADPVRRAELRTALAAERMTLPLLMLFGRSDSTVSYLGANLYPQDVEYGLYAGNPSAAEISRFCLALVEDATLETRPVIHLELRRPLTAPQRAALADACRQGVRRHLATVSRDFAQSLVEDSTAGDLRIELHEPGTGPFAGQQKIKNSYLVR; this is translated from the coding sequence ATGGCCGAGCTACCGCACCGCCCCGTCGCCCTGCGTACCGTCGAATCGCCGTTGCCGGCCGTGGTGGCGCACGGCCGGTCGGTCGGGACGGGTGCCCTCGGCCGGACGGTCGCCGCGCTGAGCCGGCTCGTCGGTCGCCACCCGGCCGGCTGGCGCTGGGTGGCCCGGCGGCACCACCCGGCGCTGGACGGGCTGGCCGAAGCGCACGCCCGGGCGGTCTGCGCCCGCGCCGCCCGGCAGGTCCCCGCCTACCGGGACTTCCTGCGCGCCCGCCCGGCCGCCGCCCGCCGCCGGCTCACCGACTTCCCGGAGACCGACAAGCACAGCTACGTGGTGGCCCACGACGCCGCCGCCCGCTGCCGGCACGGACGGTTGCCCACCCGGGGTGTGGTCGTCGACGAGTCGGCCGGCTCGGCCGGGCGGCCGTTCAACTGGCCCCGCAGCGAGCGGGAACTCCGCGCCGTGCACCGGGACATCGCCGGCTACACCGGACTGGTCTTCCCGATGCGCCGGCCGTTCGTCATCAACGCCTACTCGATGGGGGCCTGGGCGACCGGGACGACGACCGGCGCGGCGATGGCCCGGATCGCGGTGGTGAAGAACACCGGCCCCGACCTCGGAAAGATCATCGACACGCTGCGGGAGTTCGGCCCCGACTTCGACTACCTGGTGACCGCCTACCCGCCGTTCCTCAAGCACCTGCGCGACCGGCTCGACGCCGAGGACTTCCCCTGGTCCCGCTACCGGATCTCGGCCAGCTGCGGCGGCGAGGGGATGACCGAGGCGCTGCGCGACTACCTGGAGCAACGCTTCGACCTCGTCCGGTCGGCGTACGGGGCGTCCGACCTGAGCATCGGCATCGGCGCGGAGACCCGGTTCACGGTGTGGCTACGTCGCCGCCTGCAGACCGACCGGGGGCTGCGCGACGCCCTGCTCGGCGCGGACGAGCAACGGTTGCCGATGGTGTTCCAGTACAACCCGTTCGCCACCTTCCTGGAGACCAACGAGCGGCGGGAGCTGCTCTGCACGGTCACCGGCGGTGACGTGCTCCAGCCCCGGCTGCGGTACAACGTCGGGGACGAGGCGCTGCTCGTGTCGTACCGGCGGGTCGTCGAGCTGGTGGAGGCCGACCCGGTACGCCGGGCCGAACTGCGCACCGCGCTCGCCGCCGAGCGGATGACCCTGCCGCTGCTGATGCTCTTCGGCCGCAGCGACTCCACGGTCTCCTACCTCGGCGCGAACCTCTACCCGCAGGACGTCGAGTACGGCCTCTACGCCGGCAACCCGTCGGCCGCCGAGATCAGCCGGTTCTGCCTGGCCCTGGTCGAGGACGCGACGCTGGAGACCCGGCCGGTGATCCACCTCGAACTGCGCCGCCCGCTGACCGCCCCGCAACGCGCCGCCCTCGCCGACGCCTGCCGCCAGGGGGTACGCCGGCACCTGGCCACCGTGTCGCGGGACTTCGCCCAGTCCCTGGTGGAGGACTCCACCGCCGGGGACCTGCGGATCGAGCTGCACGAACCCGGCACCGGCCCGTTCGCCGGCCAACAGAAGATCAAGAACAGCTACCTGGTGAGGTGA
- a CDS encoding septum formation initiator: protein MGRRTLLVTAGWLAAAVLATLIGVAAIGLVGESITGTPGGVRSQAEVERALAAPEPTSATAAPAGPGLSASSSPPAVPSASPGLRRSFSTVGGTAVAECVGADVRLVSWAPAQDYRVKDVDRGPDDDAEVTFAGPAGEFEVKVGCIGGEPVARPGDGD, encoded by the coding sequence ATGGGACGCCGTACGCTCCTCGTCACCGCCGGCTGGCTGGCCGCCGCCGTGCTCGCCACCCTGATCGGGGTGGCCGCGATCGGGCTGGTCGGGGAGAGCATCACCGGCACGCCCGGCGGGGTCCGCAGCCAGGCCGAGGTCGAGCGGGCGCTGGCGGCCCCCGAGCCGACGTCGGCGACGGCGGCACCGGCCGGCCCGGGGCTCTCCGCATCCTCGTCCCCGCCGGCCGTCCCCTCCGCGTCGCCGGGCCTGCGCCGCAGCTTCTCCACCGTCGGCGGTACGGCGGTGGCCGAGTGCGTGGGGGCCGACGTCCGGCTGGTCTCCTGGGCGCCGGCGCAGGACTACCGGGTGAAGGATGTGGACCGGGGGCCGGACGACGACGCGGAGGTGACCTTCGCCGGCCCGGCGGGGGAGTTCGAGGTGAAGGTCGGCTGCATCGGCGGCGAGCCGGTGGCCCGCCCCGGTGACGGCGACTGA
- a CDS encoding sensor histidine kinase, with product MRRRLALLVVATTCLTLVAFLVPLALLVRTVAEDRATVRATADVQGLVPVVGTADTTTIRLTVEQLAAESGRPVSVFLPDGTVLGAQEPRTAAVALAARGQSLTAELDGGREIVIAVQGRPDGTGVIRTVVPRADITAGVTRSWLVLAALGLVLVLLSLAVADRLARTLVRPITELSSVSHRLANAELTARAEPAGPPELREVAAALNHLAARIQVLLREEREQVADLSHRLRTPLTALRLEAESLPDPADATRVASAVDALERAVTGLIRQARWRSDPPDADPGGATADAAAIVGERVAFWSVLAEDTGRTVTLDLATGPLPVGVPADELAAAVDALLGNVFAHTPEGTPFTVRLTREAAGVAVTVHDAGPGIPAGLIERGASRAGSTGLGLDIARRAAQASGGRLDLGADVEGGAVVTLRLGPPGRP from the coding sequence ATGAGACGGCGGTTGGCGCTGCTGGTCGTGGCGACCACCTGCCTGACCCTGGTCGCCTTCCTGGTGCCGCTGGCCCTGCTGGTGCGGACGGTCGCCGAGGACCGGGCCACCGTCCGGGCGACCGCCGACGTGCAGGGCCTGGTGCCGGTGGTGGGCACCGCCGACACCACGACGATCCGGCTGACTGTGGAGCAGCTCGCCGCCGAGTCGGGCCGGCCGGTCAGCGTCTTCCTGCCCGACGGCACGGTGCTCGGCGCGCAGGAGCCGCGTACCGCCGCGGTGGCCCTCGCCGCCCGGGGCCAGAGCCTCACCGCGGAGCTGGACGGCGGTCGGGAGATCGTGATCGCCGTGCAGGGCCGGCCCGACGGCACCGGCGTGATCCGCACCGTGGTCCCCCGGGCCGACATCACCGCCGGGGTGACCCGCTCCTGGCTGGTGCTGGCCGCGCTCGGCCTCGTGCTCGTGCTGCTCAGCCTCGCCGTCGCCGACCGGCTGGCCCGCACCCTGGTCCGGCCGATCACCGAACTCTCCTCGGTCTCGCACCGGCTGGCCAACGCCGAGCTGACCGCCCGCGCCGAGCCGGCCGGCCCACCCGAACTCCGCGAGGTCGCCGCCGCGCTCAACCACCTGGCCGCCCGGATCCAGGTGCTGCTGCGCGAGGAACGCGAACAGGTGGCGGACCTGTCCCACCGGCTGCGTACGCCGCTGACCGCGTTACGGCTGGAGGCGGAGTCGCTGCCCGATCCGGCCGACGCGACCCGGGTGGCGTCGGCCGTGGACGCGCTGGAACGGGCGGTCACCGGCCTGATCCGGCAGGCGCGCTGGCGCAGTGACCCGCCCGACGCCGACCCCGGTGGGGCCACCGCCGACGCCGCCGCGATCGTGGGCGAACGGGTCGCCTTCTGGTCGGTGCTCGCCGAGGACACCGGCCGCACGGTCACCCTCGACCTGGCCACCGGGCCGCTGCCGGTCGGGGTGCCCGCCGACGAACTGGCCGCGGCGGTGGACGCCCTGCTGGGCAACGTCTTCGCACACACCCCGGAGGGCACCCCGTTCACCGTCCGGCTGACCCGGGAGGCGGCCGGGGTCGCGGTGACCGTCCACGACGCGGGGCCGGGGATACCGGCCGGTCTGATCGAACGGGGGGCCAGCCGGGCCGGTTCGACCGGGCTCGGTCTGGACATCGCCCGCCGCGCCGCGCAGGCCAGCGGCGGCCGGCTCGACCTGGGCGCCGACGTCGAGGGCGGCGCGGTGGTGACCCTCCGGCTCGGGCCGCCCGGTCGACCTTAA
- a CDS encoding S1 family peptidase, producing the protein MVALTALAVAVAPVAARPASAIAHGEDAADGAYGFSARLTMTGLPVPGGGSRDSWCSGALIAPRWVITAGHCFRTPDGRRVGRLVADRTRVTVGRTDLGGRAGYEAGAVAVHQADAVDVALVELDTAITDVPPVRLADGPPVVGEVLRLTGYGLTTADGPAPTDRLQTGRFTVGRVGADVVETTGWRPRADTSPCPHDSGGPYFREQPDGTAVLVAVVSTGPGCPHPGPDFSARTDVLADWIADTTGPADGRIRWLSAGVGAGVLLVLLSVVLAVRRRRAGP; encoded by the coding sequence ATGGTCGCCCTGACGGCCCTGGCGGTTGCCGTCGCCCCCGTCGCGGCCCGGCCGGCCTCGGCGATCGCCCACGGGGAGGACGCGGCCGACGGGGCGTACGGGTTCTCGGCCCGGCTGACCATGACCGGCCTGCCCGTGCCGGGTGGCGGCAGCCGGGACAGTTGGTGCTCGGGCGCGCTGATCGCCCCGCGCTGGGTGATCACCGCCGGCCACTGCTTCCGTACCCCCGACGGCCGGCGGGTCGGCCGGCTGGTGGCCGACCGGACCAGGGTCACGGTCGGCCGCACCGACCTGGGCGGCCGGGCCGGGTACGAGGCCGGGGCCGTCGCGGTCCACCAGGCGGACGCCGTCGACGTGGCCCTGGTCGAACTCGACACCGCGATCACCGACGTGCCGCCGGTGCGGCTCGCCGACGGGCCGCCGGTGGTGGGGGAGGTCCTCCGGCTGACCGGGTACGGCCTGACCACCGCCGACGGGCCCGCGCCGACGGACCGGCTCCAGACCGGCCGGTTCACCGTCGGCCGGGTCGGTGCCGACGTCGTCGAGACGACCGGCTGGCGGCCCCGCGCGGACACCAGCCCGTGCCCGCACGACTCCGGCGGCCCCTACTTCCGGGAGCAGCCGGACGGCACGGCCGTGCTGGTCGCGGTCGTCAGCACCGGCCCGGGATGCCCGCACCCCGGTCCCGACTTCAGCGCCCGTACCGACGTCCTCGCCGACTGGATCGCCGACACGACCGGTCCGGCCGACGGCCGGATCCGCTGGCTGTCGGCCGGGGTGGGCGCGGGGGTACTGCTGGTGCTGCTGTCGGTGGTCCTGGCGGTACGCCGCCGGCGGGCCGGGCCTTGA
- a CDS encoding nitroreductase family protein, giving the protein MDLDAFRALEPWCWRAPSAHNTQPWRLRYDADAIRIGWDPAHTLPAADPTGRDLRLSLGAFVETCLVVAADAGLRLEYAADHDERHRRVGWLRPAADRYPTPFRTTDVWERRTHRGGLAGGVERDTLAAVDAVARQAGGAVRTVPPAGRLGALLRAADRRLYADPTVVAELRRWLRLDPAHPDYHADGLTDRCLGLSRPAATGLRVALAGYPVLRPLGLPRLLAVAAGDPLAHGGAVLVLLAPEHLDRPGEVEFGRVLLRNWLLLHTAGLAAHPLSQLIDVPATRTALGALLDVAPHRLLHVIRVGRPLFPAPRSARRTTDRAGPAPVP; this is encoded by the coding sequence GTGGACCTCGACGCGTTCCGGGCGCTCGAACCGTGGTGCTGGCGGGCACCGAGCGCCCACAACACCCAGCCCTGGCGGCTGCGCTACGACGCCGACGCGATCCGGATCGGCTGGGATCCCGCCCACACCCTGCCCGCCGCCGACCCCACCGGCCGGGACCTGCGGCTGTCCCTCGGCGCGTTCGTCGAGACCTGCCTGGTCGTCGCGGCCGATGCCGGCCTGCGGCTGGAGTACGCGGCCGACCACGACGAACGGCACCGCCGGGTGGGGTGGCTGCGGCCCGCCGCCGACCGCTACCCGACCCCCTTCCGCACCACTGACGTGTGGGAACGCCGGACCCACCGGGGCGGTCTCGCCGGGGGCGTGGAGCGGGACACCCTCGCCGCGGTGGACGCGGTGGCCCGGCAGGCCGGCGGAGCCGTCCGGACCGTGCCGCCCGCCGGTCGGCTCGGCGCCCTGCTGCGCGCCGCCGACCGGCGGCTCTACGCGGACCCGACGGTCGTCGCCGAGCTGCGCCGCTGGCTGCGGCTGGACCCCGCACACCCGGACTACCACGCCGACGGGCTCACCGACCGGTGCCTGGGGCTGTCGCGGCCCGCCGCCACCGGGCTGCGGGTGGCGCTGGCCGGGTACCCGGTGCTGCGTCCGCTGGGACTGCCGCGGCTGCTCGCCGTCGCCGCCGGCGACCCGCTCGCCCACGGCGGCGCCGTCCTGGTCCTGCTCGCCCCGGAACACCTCGACCGGCCCGGCGAGGTGGAGTTCGGCCGGGTGCTGCTGCGCAACTGGCTGCTCCTGCACACGGCGGGGCTGGCCGCCCATCCACTCAGCCAGCTCATCGACGTCCCCGCCACCCGGACCGCACTCGGCGCGTTGCTCGACGTCGCGCCGCACCGGCTGCTGCACGTCATCCGGGTGGGCCGGCCCCTGTTCCCCGCGCCCCGGTCGGCCCGCCGGACCACCGACCGCGCGGGACCGGCCCCGGTGCCCTGA
- a CDS encoding sensor histidine kinase — protein MSLPSPARRMLLVLGALLLVSPFVTTAAELLLALWREFGPSWCATPELRAPGEDSSFVCVQVFRRPRIPLAVAVTVVLLALLAVGYPAVRWCLRPLRDLVPVIANVGPQNLGHRLRPGPGRDELAVLGRTIDEMMDRIAVGYEAQRRFAADASHELRTPLAVQRTLIEVGLARTLDDAQLALLAAQLLETNERNERLIEGLLVLSESDRGLLTRTPLRLDRIVETVLDAHRARAEEAGVTVVSRLAPRLVAGEQVLLERLVVNLVQNGLKYNRPGGTLEVRVGANPALVVGNTGDDIPPDEVAALFEPFRRRSGRRIDHSGGAGLGLAIARSITRAHEGVIAASSTGRDGLRVQVTFPPVADAPATGADG, from the coding sequence ATGAGCCTCCCCTCACCGGCCCGGCGGATGCTCCTGGTGCTCGGGGCGCTCCTGCTCGTGTCCCCGTTCGTGACGACGGCCGCCGAGCTGCTGCTCGCGCTGTGGCGGGAGTTCGGCCCGTCCTGGTGCGCCACGCCCGAGTTGCGGGCGCCGGGCGAGGACTCCTCCTTCGTCTGCGTCCAGGTGTTCCGGCGGCCGCGCATCCCGCTGGCCGTCGCCGTGACGGTCGTGCTGCTGGCGCTGCTGGCCGTCGGCTACCCGGCCGTCCGCTGGTGCCTGCGTCCGCTGCGGGACCTCGTCCCGGTGATCGCCAACGTCGGGCCGCAGAACCTCGGCCACCGGCTCAGGCCCGGCCCCGGCCGCGACGAACTGGCCGTCCTGGGCCGCACCATCGACGAGATGATGGACCGGATAGCGGTGGGCTACGAGGCCCAGCGTCGGTTCGCTGCGGACGCCTCCCACGAGCTGCGCACCCCGCTCGCCGTCCAACGCACCCTGATCGAGGTGGGCCTGGCCCGGACCCTCGACGACGCCCAGCTCGCGCTGCTCGCCGCCCAGCTGCTGGAGACCAACGAGCGCAACGAGCGCCTGATCGAGGGGCTGCTGGTGCTCAGCGAGAGCGACCGTGGCCTGCTCACCCGTACCCCACTGCGGCTCGACCGGATCGTCGAGACGGTGCTCGACGCCCACCGCGCCCGGGCCGAGGAGGCCGGCGTCACGGTCGTCAGCCGGCTGGCGCCCCGGCTGGTCGCCGGGGAGCAGGTGCTGCTGGAACGGCTGGTGGTCAACCTGGTGCAGAACGGTCTGAAGTACAACCGCCCCGGGGGCACCCTGGAGGTGCGGGTCGGTGCGAATCCGGCGCTGGTCGTCGGGAACACCGGCGACGACATCCCCCCGGACGAGGTCGCCGCCCTGTTCGAGCCGTTCCGCCGCCGGTCCGGCAGGCGCATCGACCACAGCGGCGGCGCGGGCCTCGGACTGGCCATCGCCCGGTCGATCACCCGGGCGCACGAGGGCGTCATCGCCGCCTCCTCCACCGGCCGGGACGGGCTGCGGGTCCAGGTCACCTTCCCGCCGGTGGCCGACGCCCCCGCCACCGGGGCCGACGGCTGA